A genomic region of Chlamydiota bacterium contains the following coding sequences:
- the lon gene encoding endopeptidase La, translated as MQESGVTIDENAKVSIPRELGILPLRDTVIFPFMITPLLVGREKSVRLINDCLAGEKIVGLVTQRATGLEDPSASDLYAFGTACRIHKMIRYPDHRVNIIVQGLQRFRVERFIQEEPYFKAAILPIEEVVASDMEFQALTRSVSNQFQKILSLAPLPSKELQMSVLNITEPGKLADFIIANMDVELARKQELLEELDVKARLKRLLFIIDKELEILELGTKIQSSVQSTISKGMREHYLREQLKVIQKELGEGDEQSREVREFETAITRAKMPREVEEAARRELGRFATINPAAAEYTVSKTYLEWLTGLPWSVLTKDSLDVRRAGRILDRDHYDLEKVKERILEYLAVRKIKRDSKGPILCFVGPPGVGKTSLGRSIAAAMGRRFVRVSLGGVRDEAEIRGHRRTYVGALPGRIIQNIKKCGARNPVFMIDEVDKIGVDFRGDPSSALLEVLDPEQNFSFSDHYLEVPFDLSQVMFITTANILDPIPSALRDRMEVIELPGYTEEEKVAIARGYLIPRQLAEHGLTSKTLSFSKDALLGIIRDYTREAGLRNLEREIGAVCRKIAKGVAQGRTRRTTVTRPRLGRYLGPVRFFSELAERTAEPGVAIGLAWTPAGGEILFIEAKRMKGRKGLMLTGQLGEVMKESAWAALSYVRSNAVRLGLPPDFFERSDLHIHVPAGAIPKDGPSAGVAIAAALVSLLAGRPLASDTAMSGELTLAGKVLPVGGVKEKVLAARSAGLKRVILPEKNRKDLVEIPAVLRRSLSFSFVRDLSQLLDRVFPRAQSKEPPRRRRAGGPDA; from the coding sequence ATGCAGGAGAGCGGCGTGACGATCGATGAGAACGCGAAGGTGTCCATCCCCCGGGAACTGGGCATCCTCCCGCTTCGCGACACGGTCATCTTCCCCTTCATGATCACCCCGCTCCTCGTGGGGCGCGAGAAGTCGGTGCGGCTCATCAACGACTGCCTCGCGGGCGAGAAGATCGTCGGGCTCGTCACCCAGCGCGCCACCGGGCTCGAGGACCCCTCCGCGTCGGACCTGTACGCGTTCGGGACCGCCTGCAGGATCCACAAGATGATCCGCTACCCCGACCATCGGGTGAATATCATCGTGCAGGGCCTCCAGCGGTTCCGCGTGGAGCGCTTCATCCAAGAGGAGCCGTACTTCAAGGCCGCGATCCTCCCGATCGAGGAGGTCGTGGCGTCCGACATGGAGTTCCAGGCGCTCACCCGAAGCGTCTCGAACCAGTTCCAGAAGATCCTCTCCCTGGCGCCGCTCCCCTCCAAGGAGCTGCAGATGTCGGTGCTGAACATCACCGAGCCCGGCAAGCTCGCCGACTTCATCATCGCGAACATGGACGTCGAGCTCGCGCGCAAGCAGGAGCTCCTCGAGGAGCTCGACGTGAAGGCGCGCCTGAAACGGCTCCTCTTCATCATCGACAAGGAGCTGGAGATCCTCGAGCTGGGGACGAAGATCCAGTCGAGCGTGCAGAGCACCATCTCGAAGGGGATGCGCGAGCACTACCTGCGCGAACAGCTCAAGGTGATCCAGAAGGAGCTCGGCGAGGGAGACGAACAGTCGCGGGAGGTGCGCGAGTTCGAGACGGCGATCACGCGGGCGAAGATGCCCCGGGAGGTCGAGGAGGCCGCGCGCAGGGAGCTCGGCCGCTTCGCGACGATCAACCCCGCCGCCGCGGAGTACACGGTGTCGAAGACCTACCTCGAATGGCTCACCGGCCTCCCCTGGTCGGTCTTGACGAAGGACTCCCTCGACGTCCGCCGCGCCGGGAGGATCCTCGACCGGGACCATTACGATCTCGAGAAGGTGAAGGAGCGCATCCTCGAGTACCTCGCGGTGCGGAAGATCAAGAGGGACTCGAAGGGGCCGATCCTCTGCTTCGTCGGCCCGCCGGGGGTGGGGAAGACCTCGCTCGGACGCTCGATCGCCGCGGCGATGGGGAGGAGGTTCGTCCGCGTATCGCTCGGGGGGGTCCGGGACGAGGCGGAGATCCGGGGGCACCGGCGCACCTACGTCGGCGCCCTCCCGGGGCGGATCATCCAGAACATCAAGAAGTGCGGGGCGCGGAACCCGGTCTTCATGATCGACGAGGTGGACAAGATCGGCGTCGACTTCAGGGGGGACCCGTCGAGCGCCCTCCTCGAGGTGCTCGACCCGGAGCAGAACTTCAGCTTCTCCGACCACTACCTCGAGGTCCCGTTCGACCTGTCGCAGGTGATGTTCATCACCACGGCGAACATCCTCGACCCGATCCCGTCGGCGCTCAGGGACCGGATGGAGGTGATCGAACTCCCCGGGTACACCGAGGAGGAGAAGGTCGCGATCGCGCGCGGCTACCTGATCCCGCGGCAGCTCGCCGAGCACGGCCTCACCTCCAAGACGCTCTCCTTCTCGAAGGACGCCCTCCTCGGGATCATCCGCGACTACACCCGCGAGGCGGGGCTCCGGAACCTCGAGCGCGAGATCGGGGCCGTCTGCCGCAAAATCGCCAAGGGGGTGGCGCAGGGCCGGACCCGGCGGACGACGGTGACCCGCCCCCGGCTCGGGCGCTACCTGGGGCCGGTGCGGTTCTTCTCGGAGCTCGCCGAGCGGACCGCCGAGCCCGGCGTGGCCATCGGGCTCGCCTGGACCCCCGCGGGCGGGGAGATACTCTTCATCGAGGCCAAGCGGATGAAGGGGCGGAAGGGGCTCATGCTCACCGGCCAGCTCGGCGAGGTGATGAAGGAGTCGGCGTGGGCGGCGCTCTCCTACGTGCGCTCCAACGCCGTGCGGCTCGGGCTTCCGCCCGACTTCTTCGAGCGGAGCGACCTGCACATCCACGTGCCGGCGGGGGCGATCCCGAAGGACGGCCCCTCCGCGGGGGTGGCCATCGCCGCGGCGCTCGTCTCGCTGCTCGCGGGCCGGCCGCTGGCCTCCGACACGGCGATGAGCGGCGAACTGACGCTCGCGGGGAAGGTCCTCCCCGTCGGCGGCGTGAAGGAGAAGGTCCTCGCGGCGCGGAGCGCGGGCCTGAAGCGGGTCATCCTCCCCGAGAAGAACCGCAAGGACCTCGTGGAGATCCCGGCGGTCCTGCGACGCTCGCTCTCCTTCTCGTTCGTCCGCGACCTGTCCCAGCTTCTCGACCGGGTCTTCCCGCGCGCCCAGTCGAAGGAGCCGCCTCGCAGGCGGCGCGCGGGGGGCCCGGATGCCTGA
- a CDS encoding ComEA family DNA-binding protein, whose translation MKTPVIDVNRATQKALEALPLIGPLRASRIIAFRNAHGWFGSLDDLDRVPGIGKGIVRRIRPYLTV comes from the coding sequence ATGAAGACGCCCGTGATCGACGTCAACCGCGCCACGCAGAAGGCCCTCGAGGCGCTCCCCCTCATCGGTCCCCTGCGCGCGTCCCGGATCATCGCGTTCCGGAACGCCCACGGCTGGTTCGGGAGCCTGGACGACCTCGACCGGGTCCCGGGCATCGGGAAGGGGATAGTGCGGCGGATACGCCCCTATCTCACCGTCTGA
- a CDS encoding potassium/proton antiporter, whose product MTEPLSSTPQIILIAGVLFFLSVLTNRLSERFGVPALLMFLAVGMLAGSEGVGGIYFDNAAVANFVGVFALAYILFSGGLDTDWRAVRPVLWRGLTLATLGVAVTAALVGLFAWLLLDLTLKEGMLLGAIVSSTDAAAVFALMRARGVGLKGHLKPLLELESGSNDPMAVFLTTALIGTIVNPVGSWAQFLPRLLVNMSCGCLVGLAVGFMASFALNRLRLEYEGLYPVLSMSIVLLAYGLAETLRGNGFISVYMCGIIMGNKEFLHKRYLMQFHDGLAWLMQIILFLALGLLVFPSRLLPVAKPAMLLAAFLMFVARPVAVYAGLWRSRFTLPERTLVAWTGLRGAVPIVLATFPFRAGYQRSDMMFNIVFFIVLTSVLLQGKTLMTVARWLGVDRPLRPRLRYPIEFEWQPGMHSRTREIDIPASGAVVGKQVSELDLPGEVLILLIRRGQEFVVPKGQTRIEAYDTLMCMANGEDLRKAQAVLTAPAAHEEEGGA is encoded by the coding sequence ATGACCGAGCCGCTCTCCTCGACGCCGCAGATCATCCTCATCGCGGGGGTGCTCTTCTTCTTGAGCGTCCTCACCAACCGGCTCTCCGAGCGTTTCGGCGTGCCCGCCCTCCTGATGTTTCTCGCGGTCGGGATGCTGGCCGGCTCCGAGGGGGTCGGCGGCATCTACTTCGACAACGCCGCCGTGGCCAACTTCGTGGGGGTGTTCGCCCTCGCCTATATCCTCTTCTCCGGGGGGTTGGACACGGACTGGCGGGCCGTGCGCCCCGTGCTCTGGCGGGGGCTGACGCTCGCCACGCTGGGTGTCGCCGTCACGGCGGCCCTCGTCGGCCTGTTTGCGTGGCTGCTGCTGGATCTGACGCTGAAGGAGGGGATGCTCCTCGGGGCCATCGTCTCCTCCACGGATGCCGCCGCCGTCTTCGCCCTGATGCGGGCCCGCGGCGTGGGTTTGAAAGGGCACCTCAAGCCCCTCCTCGAACTCGAGTCCGGGAGCAACGACCCGATGGCGGTGTTTCTCACGACGGCGCTCATCGGCACGATCGTGAACCCGGTCGGCTCGTGGGCGCAGTTTCTGCCGAGACTGCTCGTCAACATGTCGTGCGGGTGCCTGGTGGGCCTCGCCGTGGGCTTCATGGCCTCCTTCGCCCTCAACCGCCTGCGCCTGGAATACGAGGGGCTCTATCCGGTCTTGAGCATGAGCATCGTGCTCCTCGCCTACGGGCTCGCCGAGACGCTCCGGGGCAACGGCTTCATCTCCGTCTACATGTGCGGGATCATCATGGGGAACAAGGAGTTCCTCCATAAGCGCTATCTGATGCAGTTCCACGACGGGCTGGCGTGGTTGATGCAGATCATCCTGTTCCTCGCGCTCGGGCTCCTGGTCTTCCCCTCCCGCCTGCTGCCGGTCGCGAAACCGGCCATGCTTCTGGCGGCGTTCCTGATGTTCGTCGCCCGTCCGGTCGCGGTGTACGCCGGGCTCTGGCGGAGCCGGTTCACCCTCCCGGAGAGGACGCTCGTCGCCTGGACCGGCCTGCGCGGCGCGGTGCCGATCGTGCTCGCGACCTTCCCATTCCGGGCCGGTTACCAGCGCTCGGACATGATGTTCAACATCGTCTTCTTCATCGTGCTCACCTCGGTGCTTTTGCAGGGCAAGACCCTCATGACGGTGGCGCGGTGGCTGGGGGTGGACAGGCCCCTGCGCCCCCGGTTGCGCTATCCGATCGAGTTCGAGTGGCAGCCGGGGATGCACAGCCGGACCCGCGAAATCGATATCCCCGCCTCCGGCGCGGTCGTCGGGAAGCAGGTCTCCGAACTCGATCTCCCGGGAGAGGTGCTGATCCTCCTCATCAGGAGGGGGCAGGAGTTCGTGGTGCCGAAGGGGCAGACGCGGATCGAGGCGTACGACACCCTCATGTGCATGGCGAACGGGGAAGACCTCCGGAAGGCGCAGGCCGTGCTCACCGCCCCGGCGGCGCACGAGGAGGAGGGCGGCGCATGA
- a CDS encoding DUF2062 domain-containing protein, with amino-acid sequence MTGSLRERCRALLAANTSNHAIALGLAVGVCVSFFPVYGPQIPACLALLLIFRSLNKPAVLLGVQFSWLYPAVVWLDYRAGRMLVPGDYSWVVWPTLAEMRRQGFGAVCARLAVTVRDLFPMMLAGSVAAGIAAGACTYLAARALLNLFRKRPAPDGGRAECGDRHGDST; translated from the coding sequence ATGACCGGTTCACTGCGCGAGCGTTGCAGGGCGTTGCTCGCCGCCAATACGTCCAACCACGCGATCGCCCTCGGGCTGGCCGTCGGGGTCTGCGTGAGCTTCTTCCCCGTCTACGGCCCCCAGATACCCGCCTGTCTGGCCCTCCTGCTGATCTTCAGGAGCTTGAACAAACCGGCCGTCCTGCTCGGGGTCCAGTTCTCGTGGCTCTACCCGGCGGTGGTCTGGCTCGACTACCGGGCGGGGCGGATGCTGGTGCCGGGGGACTACTCGTGGGTCGTCTGGCCCACCCTCGCGGAGATGCGCCGGCAGGGCTTCGGCGCGGTGTGCGCACGCCTGGCGGTCACGGTGAGGGACCTGTTCCCGATGATGCTCGCCGGGAGCGTCGCGGCGGGGATCGCCGCCGGCGCGTGCACCTACCTCGCCGCCCGCGCGCTCCTGAACCTCTTCCGGAAACGGCCGGCGCCCGACGGCGGGCGGGCCGAATGCGGGGATCGCCACGGAGACTCGACATGA
- a CDS encoding mucoidy inhibitor MuiA family protein — protein MKTWRWVAAMACAMAIAAASALCGAAGGKPPAVESDIAAVTVYADRARVTRRAELALDAGVQSFVFAGLPAGLIESSLRARGEGAAGVTILGTEMEPEYLAEAQDARVRELEGRIEALEEDARALEDETKAVGLQMKFVESIGASVPEGISKEMLLREPNPAEWARVVEFIGRERGALAPKLREGRKKHRDLMKEIEAAKKTLERIVSESPRERKNVRVTLEAASKGPFLLELSYVTWGAGWEPLYDARAERAAGKVSLTYCAQVRQATGEDWTDVALELSTSRPSVSGRPPELAPWYIGFERPRAARMMALSAAAPVPLGEAAEKADAAAPAGVPVEARVATAEIGRRGEAVTFTVKRKETIRGDNSLHKTVIAEFPLVAEYGYLSVPKLAEFAFLTAEVKNETGFPLLAGAVQIFLGPEFVGSSSIEHVETGASFPLYLGIDEGIRVKRKLLAAETEKGLVRRRTGWRSFRYRIEVENLRDRTETVTVLDQMPVSNSPDIAVALASASPEPSKIAEWETPGSLAWRLEPAPKEKKTVEFEFTVQYPKEREIEGLD, from the coding sequence ATGAAGACCTGGCGGTGGGTGGCGGCAATGGCGTGCGCGATGGCGATCGCGGCGGCGTCGGCGCTGTGCGGCGCGGCGGGCGGGAAGCCGCCGGCGGTGGAATCCGACATCGCGGCGGTCACGGTCTACGCGGACCGCGCGCGGGTGACGCGCCGGGCGGAACTCGCCCTCGACGCGGGGGTGCAGTCGTTCGTCTTCGCCGGGCTCCCGGCGGGTCTCATCGAGAGCTCTTTGCGGGCGCGCGGGGAGGGCGCGGCGGGGGTGACCATCCTGGGGACGGAGATGGAACCCGAGTACCTGGCGGAGGCGCAGGACGCGCGGGTGCGCGAGCTCGAGGGGCGGATCGAGGCGCTCGAGGAGGACGCGCGCGCGCTCGAGGACGAGACGAAGGCGGTGGGGCTCCAGATGAAGTTCGTCGAGTCGATCGGCGCCTCCGTGCCCGAGGGGATATCGAAGGAGATGCTCCTCAGGGAGCCGAACCCGGCGGAGTGGGCCAGGGTGGTGGAGTTCATCGGCAGGGAGCGCGGCGCCCTCGCGCCGAAACTGCGGGAGGGGCGGAAAAAGCATCGCGATCTGATGAAGGAGATCGAGGCGGCGAAGAAGACGCTGGAGCGCATCGTCTCCGAGTCCCCGCGGGAGCGCAAGAACGTCCGCGTGACGCTCGAGGCCGCCTCGAAGGGGCCGTTTCTGCTCGAGCTCTCGTACGTGACCTGGGGCGCGGGATGGGAGCCGCTCTACGACGCCCGCGCCGAGCGCGCCGCGGGGAAGGTTTCGCTGACCTACTGCGCGCAGGTGCGGCAGGCGACGGGGGAGGACTGGACCGACGTCGCGCTGGAGCTCTCCACCTCCCGCCCGTCGGTGAGCGGAAGGCCGCCGGAGCTTGCGCCGTGGTACATCGGCTTCGAAAGGCCGCGCGCGGCCAGGATGATGGCGCTTTCGGCCGCGGCCCCGGTCCCCCTGGGCGAGGCCGCCGAAAAAGCGGACGCGGCGGCCCCCGCGGGCGTGCCCGTCGAGGCGCGGGTCGCCACCGCGGAAATCGGCCGCCGCGGCGAGGCGGTCACCTTCACCGTGAAGCGGAAGGAGACGATCCGGGGCGACAACTCCCTGCACAAGACCGTGATCGCGGAGTTCCCGCTCGTGGCGGAGTACGGCTACCTCTCCGTGCCCAAGCTGGCCGAGTTCGCCTTCCTGACGGCCGAGGTGAAGAACGAGACCGGCTTCCCGCTGCTGGCGGGGGCGGTGCAGATCTTCCTCGGGCCGGAGTTCGTCGGATCGTCCTCGATCGAGCACGTGGAGACCGGCGCGTCGTTCCCCCTCTACCTCGGCATCGACGAGGGGATCCGCGTGAAGCGGAAGCTCCTCGCGGCGGAGACGGAGAAGGGGCTGGTGCGGCGCCGCACGGGGTGGAGGAGCTTCCGCTACCGGATCGAGGTGGAGAATCTGCGGGACCGGACGGAGACGGTCACCGTGCTCGACCAGATGCCGGTCTCGAACTCCCCCGACATCGCGGTGGCGCTCGCCTCGGCGTCGCCGGAGCCGTCGAAGATCGCGGAGTGGGAGACGCCGGGGTCGCTCGCGTGGAGGCTGGAACCGGCTCCGAAGGAGAAGAAGACGGTGGAGTTCGAGTTCACGGTCCAGTACCCGAAGGAGAGGGAGATCGAGGGGCTGGACTGA
- a CDS encoding 6-phosphofructokinase — MPDPRVRRIGLLTGGGDCPGLNAAIRAVVKAAVHDYGISVAGFHDGFAGLVENRARELSYNDVSGILTCGGTILGTSNTADPFRYRVGKGRRAAWRDLSARAIRNARRRGIEALVCMGGDGTLTIARRLAAQGLPCIGIPKTIDNDLRETDVTFGFDSAVETATEAIDRLRTTAESHHRVMVVEVMGRYVGWLGLFAGIAGGGDVILIPEIPYRVEAVCDAVRKRSRRGRRYSIVVVSEGAMPRGGGRTVDRVVDGSPDPVRLGGIGKEIARQVETRTGIEARVAVLGHLQRGGQPTAFDRVLATRLGTEAARLAAGGIFGRMVAVRGGGVTSATLAKATAGLKRVPPGHPLVRAARAMGASFGI; from the coding sequence ATGCCTGACCCCCGCGTGCGCAGGATCGGCCTCCTGACCGGGGGGGGCGACTGCCCAGGCCTCAACGCCGCCATCCGGGCGGTGGTCAAGGCCGCGGTCCACGACTACGGCATCTCCGTGGCGGGTTTCCATGACGGGTTCGCCGGGCTTGTCGAAAACCGCGCCCGGGAGCTCTCCTACAACGACGTGTCGGGCATCCTCACCTGTGGCGGCACCATCCTCGGCACCTCGAACACCGCAGACCCGTTTCGCTACCGCGTCGGGAAAGGGCGCCGGGCGGCCTGGCGCGACCTCTCCGCGCGGGCGATCCGCAACGCCCGGCGCCGCGGGATCGAGGCGCTCGTCTGCATGGGGGGGGACGGGACGCTCACCATCGCCCGGCGCCTGGCCGCGCAAGGCCTCCCCTGCATCGGGATCCCCAAGACCATCGACAACGACCTCCGCGAGACCGACGTGACCTTCGGGTTCGACTCGGCGGTCGAGACGGCGACGGAGGCGATCGACCGGCTCCGCACCACCGCCGAGTCGCACCACCGCGTGATGGTGGTGGAGGTGATGGGGCGCTACGTCGGCTGGCTCGGCCTCTTCGCCGGGATCGCGGGGGGCGGGGACGTCATCCTCATCCCGGAGATCCCGTACCGCGTCGAGGCGGTCTGCGACGCGGTGCGGAAACGCTCGCGGAGGGGGAGGCGCTACAGCATCGTCGTCGTCTCCGAGGGGGCGATGCCGCGCGGCGGCGGGCGCACGGTGGACCGGGTCGTCGACGGGAGTCCCGATCCGGTGCGCCTCGGCGGGATCGGCAAGGAGATCGCGCGCCAGGTCGAAACGCGGACCGGCATCGAGGCGCGCGTCGCCGTGCTCGGCCATCTCCAGCGCGGGGGCCAGCCGACGGCGTTCGACCGGGTCCTCGCCACGCGGCTCGGAACGGAGGCGGCGCGCCTCGCGGCCGGCGGGATCTTCGGGCGGATGGTGGCCGTCCGCGGGGGAGGGGTGACCTCGGCGACGCTCGCGAAGGCGACGGCGGGCCTCAAGCGGGTGCCGCCCGGCCACCCGCTCGTCAGGGCGGCGCGCGCGATGGGCGCGAGTTTCGGAATATGA